A single window of Modestobacter italicus DNA harbors:
- the tsf gene encoding translation elongation factor Ts, which yields MPAFTAADVKRLRDATGAGMMDSKKALTEADGDYDKAIEFLRVKGAKDVGKRLERSTTNGVVVSRDGALLELDCETDFVAKNADFVKLAERLLDVVLAEKPADVDALLAAQVDGQTVAALVESESARIGEKLVLSRFAVFEGTTAVYLHKRATDLPPAIGVAVQYSGGDADAARSLAMHVAAARPRYLTREEVPAEAVETERRVAEQTAKEEGKPEQAIGRIVDGRVNAFYKDFVLLEQPSITEPKRTVQQVIGDAGLTVERFVRFEVGQA from the coding sequence ATGCCTGCCTTCACCGCAGCCGACGTGAAGCGTCTCCGTGACGCCACCGGCGCCGGCATGATGGACTCCAAGAAGGCCCTGACCGAGGCCGATGGCGACTACGACAAGGCCATCGAGTTCCTCCGCGTCAAGGGCGCCAAGGACGTGGGCAAGCGCCTCGAGCGCTCCACGACCAACGGCGTCGTCGTCAGCCGCGACGGCGCGCTGCTCGAGCTCGACTGCGAGACCGACTTCGTCGCCAAGAACGCCGACTTCGTGAAGCTCGCCGAGCGCCTGCTCGACGTCGTGCTGGCCGAGAAGCCCGCCGACGTCGACGCGCTGCTCGCCGCCCAGGTCGACGGCCAGACGGTCGCCGCGCTGGTCGAGAGCGAGTCGGCCCGCATCGGCGAGAAGCTGGTGCTGTCCCGCTTCGCCGTCTTCGAGGGCACCACGGCCGTCTACCTGCACAAGCGGGCGACGGACCTGCCCCCGGCCATCGGCGTCGCCGTGCAGTACTCCGGCGGGGACGCCGACGCTGCCCGCTCGCTGGCGATGCACGTCGCCGCGGCCCGTCCGCGCTACCTGACCCGCGAGGAGGTCCCCGCCGAGGCGGTGGAGACCGAGCGCCGGGTCGCCGAGCAGACCGCGAAGGAGGAGGGCAAGCCCGAGCAGGCGATCGGCCGGATCGTCGACGGTCGGGTCAACGCCTTCTACAAGGACTTCGTCCTGCTGGAGCAGCCCTCCATCACCGAGCCCAAGCGCACCGTGCAGCAGGTCATCGGTGACGCCGGCCTGACCGTGGAGCGGTTCGTCCGCTTCGAGGTCGGCCAGGCCTGA
- the rpsB gene encoding 30S ribosomal protein S2, which translates to MAVVSMKNLLDSGVHFGHQTRRWNPKMKRFIFTERNGIYIIDIQQTLGYIDQAYEFVKQTVAHGGSIMFIGTKRQAQEVIAEQATRVGMPYVNQRWLGGMLTNFQTVFKRLERLKELEDLEQTGALVSLSKKEQLVLSREKAKLERSLGGIRDMKKVPSAVWIVDTKKEHIAVGEARKLNIPVVAILDTNCDPDEVDYKIPGNDDAIRSTALLTRVIADAVAEGLMARSAAQANAGRTEDGAETPAVGGGEPLADWERELLTGGDAAPAVDAAAPATATELPETPAEPPTVTATEVAPVEGVPATGDQDTGTQGAQNG; encoded by the coding sequence GTGGCAGTCGTCAGCATGAAGAACCTGCTCGACAGCGGGGTCCACTTCGGGCACCAGACCCGTCGGTGGAACCCGAAGATGAAGCGCTTCATCTTCACCGAGCGCAACGGCATCTACATCATCGACATCCAGCAGACGCTGGGTTACATCGACCAGGCCTACGAGTTCGTGAAGCAGACCGTCGCCCACGGCGGTTCGATCATGTTCATCGGGACCAAGCGCCAGGCGCAGGAGGTCATCGCCGAGCAGGCGACCCGCGTCGGCATGCCCTACGTGAACCAGCGCTGGCTGGGCGGCATGCTCACCAACTTCCAGACCGTCTTCAAGCGGCTGGAGCGCCTCAAGGAGCTCGAGGACCTCGAGCAGACCGGCGCGCTGGTCAGCCTCTCGAAGAAGGAGCAGCTGGTCCTCTCCCGCGAGAAGGCCAAGCTCGAGCGCTCCCTCGGCGGCATCCGCGACATGAAGAAGGTGCCCAGCGCCGTCTGGATCGTGGACACCAAGAAGGAGCACATCGCCGTCGGCGAGGCGCGCAAGCTGAACATCCCGGTCGTCGCGATCCTCGACACCAACTGCGACCCCGACGAGGTCGACTACAAGATCCCGGGCAACGACGACGCCATCCGCAGCACCGCGCTGCTGACCCGCGTCATCGCCGACGCGGTCGCCGAGGGCCTGATGGCCCGCTCGGCCGCGCAGGCCAACGCCGGTCGCACCGAGGACGGCGCCGAGACCCCGGCCGTCGGCGGCGGCGAGCCGCTGGCCGACTGGGAGCGCGAGCTGCTCACCGGTGGTGACGCGGCCCCGGCCGTCGACGCCGCTGCGCCGGCCACGGCCACCGAGCTGCCCGAGACCCCGGCCGAGCCGCCGACGGTCACCGCGACCGAGGTCGCCCCGGTCGAGGGCGTGCCCGCCACCGGTGACCAGGACACCGGCACCCAGGGCGCCCAGAACGGCTGA
- the frr gene encoding ribosome recycling factor: MIDDTLLDAEERMDKALSVAREDLGSVRTGRAAPSMFNKIVVDYYGAYTPIPQMASITIPEARMAVIKPYDAGQLQAIERAIRDSDLGVNPTNDGSLIRVVFPQLTEDRRRDLVKVARAKGEDAKVAIRNIRRRSKEELDRISKDGEAGEDDVRRAEKELDDLTATHVGAIDEAMKNKETELLDV, encoded by the coding sequence GTGATCGACGACACCCTGCTCGACGCCGAGGAGCGGATGGACAAGGCCCTGTCGGTCGCCCGCGAGGACCTCGGTTCCGTGCGCACCGGCCGTGCCGCCCCGTCGATGTTCAACAAGATCGTCGTCGACTACTACGGCGCGTACACCCCGATCCCGCAGATGGCCTCCATCACCATCCCCGAGGCGCGGATGGCGGTCATCAAGCCCTACGACGCCGGGCAGCTGCAGGCGATCGAGCGGGCGATCCGGGACTCCGACCTCGGGGTGAACCCGACCAACGACGGGTCGCTGATCCGGGTCGTCTTCCCGCAGCTCACCGAGGACCGGCGCCGCGACCTGGTGAAGGTCGCCCGCGCCAAGGGCGAGGACGCCAAGGTCGCCATCCGGAACATCCGGCGCCGGTCCAAGGAGGAGCTCGACCGCATCTCCAAGGACGGCGAGGCCGGCGAGGACGACGTGCGGCGTGCGGAGAAGGAGCTCGACGACCTCACCGCCACCCACGTCGGCGCCATCGACGAGGCGATGAAGAACAAGGAGACCGAGCTCCTCGACGTCTGA
- the pyrH gene encoding UMP kinase — MSDTTANSNPEGLLFAPAASAPTDGSGYRRVLLKLSGEAFGGGSVGVDGGIVHRIAEQLAAVVHGGTQVAVVVGGGNFFRGAELADAGMDRRHADYMGMLGTVMNALALQAFCEQVGLETRVQTAITMGQVAEPYIPRKAVRHLEKGRLVIFGAGAGMPYFSTDTVAAQRALEIGCQVLLMAKNGVDGVYDDDPRTNPDAVLYTDLDYATVLAKQLKVADATAISLCMDNKMPIVVFNLLEDGNIARAVAGEKIGTLISQSV; from the coding sequence GTGAGCGACACGACCGCCAACAGCAACCCGGAGGGCCTGCTGTTCGCACCGGCCGCCTCCGCCCCGACCGACGGCAGCGGCTACCGCCGGGTGCTGCTCAAGCTCTCCGGTGAGGCGTTCGGCGGCGGCAGCGTCGGAGTCGACGGCGGCATCGTGCACCGCATCGCCGAGCAGCTCGCCGCGGTCGTCCACGGCGGCACCCAGGTCGCCGTCGTCGTCGGCGGGGGCAACTTCTTCCGCGGCGCCGAGCTCGCCGACGCGGGCATGGACCGCCGGCACGCCGACTACATGGGCATGCTGGGCACGGTCATGAACGCGCTGGCCCTGCAGGCGTTCTGCGAGCAGGTCGGCCTGGAGACCCGGGTGCAGACCGCGATCACCATGGGCCAGGTCGCCGAGCCCTACATCCCGCGCAAGGCCGTGCGCCACCTGGAGAAGGGCCGGCTGGTGATCTTCGGTGCCGGCGCCGGCATGCCGTACTTCTCCACCGACACCGTCGCCGCGCAGCGGGCCCTGGAGATCGGCTGCCAGGTGCTGCTGATGGCCAAGAACGGGGTGGACGGCGTCTACGACGACGACCCGCGGACCAACCCCGACGCGGTGCTGTACACCGACCTCGACTACGCCACGGTGCTGGCCAAGCAGCTGAAGGTCGCCGACGCGACGGCGATCAGCCTGTGCATGGACAACAAGATGCCCATCGTGGTGTTCAACCTGCTGGAGGACGGCAACATCGCCCGTGCCGTCGCAGGTGAGAAGATCGGCACGTTGATCAGCCAGTCGGTCTGA
- a CDS encoding phosphatidate cytidylyltransferase, with protein MPRRLHRPEPTGSGREPARGRAGLFDADDAGPELRAGQPPVPPAPPRPAPPGRAPQHRPPPAQEPEAVGLPWAGPSSDPDGTGQEPAADGPPEPPLTAVPDALGAEATGVPPVDTPTGAPRATGRAGRDMASAIGVGLGLGAVILAALLIWRPAFLLVLAVAVVISIVELTGALERGGSHPPRTPVLIGALAMIALAWTRGPSGLVIAFLLTVFAALLWRLGQGPVGYLRDASAAVLVALYVPLLAGFAVLLLVPDDGAARVLAFIATVVCSDVGGFAAGVLFGKHPMAPSISPKKSWEGLAGSVTACVLIGILLATLTFHGPWWGGALYGVAIALTATLGDLGESLIKRDLGIKDMGNLLPGHGGLMDRMDSLLPAAVVAYLVLSLIAPT; from the coding sequence ATGCCCCGCCGCCTGCACCGCCCCGAGCCCACCGGCTCGGGGCGTGAGCCTGCCCGGGGCCGCGCGGGCCTGTTCGACGCCGACGACGCCGGTCCGGAGCTCCGCGCCGGGCAGCCGCCGGTGCCCCCCGCCCCGCCGCGCCCCGCACCCCCCGGGCGGGCACCGCAGCACCGGCCGCCACCGGCGCAGGAGCCGGAGGCGGTCGGCCTGCCGTGGGCCGGCCCGTCCTCCGACCCGGACGGGACCGGGCAGGAGCCGGCTGCCGACGGACCCCCCGAGCCGCCGCTGACCGCCGTCCCCGACGCCCTGGGCGCGGAGGCGACCGGCGTGCCACCGGTCGACACCCCCACCGGCGCACCCCGGGCGACCGGCCGCGCCGGCCGCGACATGGCGTCCGCGATCGGGGTCGGGCTCGGGCTGGGCGCGGTGATCCTGGCCGCCCTGCTCATCTGGCGCCCGGCGTTCCTGCTGGTCCTGGCCGTCGCCGTGGTGATCAGCATCGTGGAGCTCACCGGCGCCCTGGAGCGCGGCGGTTCCCACCCGCCCCGGACCCCGGTGCTGATCGGCGCGCTCGCCATGATCGCGCTGGCCTGGACCCGCGGGCCCTCCGGCCTGGTCATCGCCTTCCTGCTCACCGTCTTTGCCGCCCTGCTGTGGCGGCTCGGCCAGGGCCCGGTCGGCTACCTGCGCGACGCCTCGGCGGCGGTCCTGGTCGCCCTGTACGTGCCGCTGCTGGCCGGCTTCGCCGTGCTGCTGCTCGTCCCGGACGACGGCGCCGCCCGGGTCCTCGCGTTCATCGCCACGGTGGTCTGCAGCGACGTCGGCGGGTTCGCGGCCGGGGTGCTGTTCGGCAAGCACCCGATGGCGCCGTCGATCAGCCCGAAGAAGTCCTGGGAGGGGCTGGCCGGGTCGGTCACCGCCTGCGTGCTGATCGGGATCCTGCTGGCCACGCTGACGTTCCACGGGCCGTGGTGGGGCGGCGCGCTGTACGGCGTCGCGATCGCGCTGACGGCGACGCTCGGCGACCTGGGCGAGTCGCTGATCAAGCGCGACCTGGGCATCAAGGACATGGGCAACCTGCTGCCCGGCCACGGTGGGCTGATGGACCGGATGGACTCGCTGCTCCCGGCCGCGGTCGTCGCCTACCTGGTGCTCTCCCTCATCGCCCCCACGTAA
- a CDS encoding M23 family metallopeptidase: MLRARLLVLLAVVGCLVAGAPGTSAAAGPWGRPLPGSPTVTRAFEPPPTPYADGHRGVDLAGAAGTPVLAAGAGVVAFAGLVAGRPVVSVVHPGGLRTTYEPVQPTVAAGQAVARGTPLGLLVPGHAGCPAEACLHWGLRRGEVYLDPLSLLRPPRVRLLPWP, from the coding sequence GTGCTGCGCGCCCGTCTGCTGGTCCTCCTCGCCGTCGTCGGCTGCCTCGTCGCCGGGGCGCCGGGCACCTCGGCAGCCGCGGGGCCGTGGGGCCGGCCGCTGCCGGGCAGCCCCACGGTCACCCGCGCGTTCGAACCGCCGCCCACGCCCTACGCGGACGGTCACCGCGGGGTCGACCTGGCCGGCGCCGCCGGGACGCCGGTGCTCGCCGCCGGCGCCGGGGTCGTCGCGTTCGCCGGGCTGGTCGCCGGGCGGCCCGTGGTGAGCGTCGTGCACCCGGGCGGGCTCCGGACGACCTACGAGCCGGTGCAGCCCACCGTCGCCGCCGGTCAGGCGGTCGCCCGCGGGACACCGCTGGGGCTGCTCGTCCCCGGCCACGCCGGCTGCCCGGCCGAGGCCTGCCTGCACTGGGGGCTGCGCCGCGGCGAGGTCTACCTGGACCCGCTGTCGCTGCTGCGGCCGCCGCGGGTGCGGCTGCTGCCGTGGCCCTGA